In Oreochromis aureus strain Israel breed Guangdong linkage group 20, ZZ_aureus, whole genome shotgun sequence, the following are encoded in one genomic region:
- the LOC120435398 gene encoding uncharacterized protein LOC120435398 translates to MKDFLTNFPFRELSIFVTIVGSFTYNLLLERDMACTCKQGTPDCGIYMALPACIIFILILWTDKKFKTACKFTFACRCKGSKKDGESPSPAAVASQEQEQRQEQSKCCRTELCGVLLIRILKAGCVGLLWAVSVLMDGDWYVCCNLEKSNNWTNLACKDKQNITAEENITIIEMKNESRNIGFGLLFGIIGLAALMSLFDWKRCFECCCRRRIVFDTVILEEGEYLLKEILTEAAKEELTKTIFNQISETQKDWIECLDAAANMVEKSSEPKLSKKQEQLKDEIQMRPQEVLPPPNPKLFVRRGRVSCTF, encoded by the exons ATGAAGGACTTCCTGACAAATTTTCCCTTTCGGGAACTCAGCATCTTTGTCACCATCGTTGGCAGTTTTACTTACAATCTTTTGCTTGAGAGAGATATGGCGTGCACCTGCAAACAAGGAACTCCTGACTGTGGCATATACATGGCTCTGCCAGCTTGTATTATCTTCATCTTAATACTTTGGACAGACAAGAAGTTTAAGACAGCCTGTAAGTTTACGTTCGCGTGTAGATGTAAAGGTTCAAAAAAAGATGGTGAGTCACCATCACCTGCTGCTGTTGCATCACAGGAACAGGAGCAACGGCAGGAGCAGAGTAAATGCTGCAGGACAGAGTTATGTGGAGTTCTTCTCATTCGTATTCTCAAAGCAGGCTGTGTTGGTCTGCTGTGGGCCGTTTCTGTGCTCATGGATGGAGACTGGTATGTTTGCTGTAATCTAGAAAAGTCTAATAATTGGACAAACTTAGCatgcaaagacaaacaaaacatcacagctgaggaAAATATAACCATcattgaaatgaaaaatgaatcaaGG AACATTGGCTTTGGTCTGCTCTTTGGCATCATTGGTCTGGCAGCCCTGATGTCACTGTTCGACTGGAAGAGATGCTTTGAATGCTGCTGTAGAAGAAGAATTGTATTTGACACGGTGATCTTGGAGGAGGGAGAATATTTACTGAAAGAGATTCTCACagaagcagcaaaagaagagcTAACCAAAACAATCTTTAACCAAATAAGTGAAACTCAAAAGGACTGGATAGAATGTCTCGATGCAGCTGCAAACATGGTTGAAAAGTCAAGTGAACCAAAACTTtctaaaaaacaagaacaactaAAAGATGAGATACAGATGCGGCCGCAGGAGGTGCTACCACCACCGAATCCAAAGCTTTTTGTACGTCGAGGGCGGGTGTCCTGTactttttag